In Colletotrichum higginsianum IMI 349063 chromosome 1, whole genome shotgun sequence, one genomic interval encodes:
- a CDS encoding C6 zinc finger protein gives MDHHHGGGPWILPKPMEVVASPEGEEAAAAAAAAAVTSVTSATSAARRERERSSPTTEEASKRRRAGGPKARTGCATCKTRHVKCDERKPTCFRCEKVGVACEGYVERVDRRRRRQTQNVVRRTTPLLIAPRSRSTPSEEEEGKQADDCSSEQHVVAVVAPSPQTTQTQTQTRTQTKTPYQTQTQSQTQTQVQVHAQVHAQIPRSVSILPEIYRKDGIYFDYFRHQVSTNLAGYYTSPNWSYLVVGEGLQDDCIHHSILAVGALIRASPQEDANNPDGLPTRKKKLLTDGYGVTAHREVALRHHVKAVKSLRERMELITASSPTTVVVTTLLLVVYELLQGEPKTAELLLNSCLGVLKDCITMFEGGGSGAAEASAVGARRHPRDSEFDDMEHVLPCIAAMSHLSQSLQPLRRHTHPFRIDPGPDLHDPEHDSISRFFISWGRFFTFGVGFVGNSADFASAEGGGDGDGITTLDALRHRLTAHQQTLLARLRRWRAVIQYYAQSPRVDAGTKKGLRIVQIHWLLLHITLTCCLDPTEVAYDAFGAEFRDLTVQCVDLYRDCVSQPRPTSVLLGQGLILPLCTVVRACRDHDVRMTALQALREIPSSMVSWDVVSAMDGILGALLLEETGRRADGFVPPESRWFWLEDVPVAQETGTWTGTGTGTGPAHSSSKLKVYQRLSPGHDGKAVLTKLRTTSDMRSRICKTAGCNKEHVLDPVVVEDL, from the coding sequence ATGGATCACCACCACGGCGGCGGTCCCTGGATCCTGCCTAAGCCGATGGAGGTGGTGGCGTCCcccgaaggagaagaagcagcagcagcagcagcagcagccgccgtcaCCTCCGTCAcctccgccacctccgccgcccgccgagAACGCGAAcggtcctcgccgacgacggaggaggccAGCAAGCGGCGGAGGGCGGGTGGACCGAAGGCGCGCACCGGCTGTGCCACCTGCAAGACGCGCCACGTCAAGTGCGACGAGCGCAAGCCCACGTGCTTCCGCTGCGAAAAGGTCGGCGTCGCGTGCGAGGGCTACGTCGAGCGCGTCgacaggcggcggcggaggcagaCCCAGAACGTCGTGCGCCGGACGACGCCGCTGCTCATCGCCCCCCGGTccaggtcgacgccgtccgaggaggaggagggcaagcAGGCCGACGACTGTAGCTCGGAAcagcacgtcgtcgccgtcgtggcccCGTCGCCTCAGACTACTCAGACTCAGACTCAGACTCGAACACAGACTAAGACTCCATATCAGACCCAGACCCAGTCCCAAACCCAGACCCAGGTCCAGGTTCATGCCCAGGTTCATGCCCAGATCCCGAGGTCCGTCTCCATCCTGCCCGAGATCTACCGCAAGGACGGCATCTACTTCGACTACTTCCGCCACCAGGTCTCCACCAACCTGGCCGGCTACTACACGAGCCCGAACTGGTCCTACctggtcgtcggcgagggcctgcAGGACGACTGTATCCACCACTCCatccttgccgtcggcgccctcatCCGCGCCTCGCCCCAGGAGGACGCGAATAATCCAGACGGCCTGCCAAcccggaagaagaagctgctGACTGACGGCTACGGCGTGACGGCGCATCGCGAGGTGGCCCTGCGGCATCACGTCAAGGCGGTCAAGTCTCTAAGGGAACGGATGGAGCTGAtcacggcgtcgtcgccaacgacgGTCGTCGTCACGACcctgctgctcgtcgtctACGAGCTGCTCCAGGGGGAGCCCAAGACggccgagctcctcctcaACTCGTGCCTGGGCGTGCTCAAGGACTGCATCACCATgttcgagggcggcggctcggGCGCCGCGGAAGCAAGCGCTGTCGGGGCAAGACGACACCCTCGGGACTCCGAGTTCGACGACATGGAGCACGTGCTGCCCTGCATCGCGGCCATGAGCCATCTCTCCCAGTCTCTCCAGCCGCTCAGGCGGCACACTCACCCCTTCCGGATCGACCCGGGCCCCGACCTGCACGACCCGGAGCACGACTCCATCTCGAGGTTCTTCATCTCGTGGGGCCGCTTCTTCACCTTTggcgtcggcttcgtcggcaaCTCGGCCGATTTCGCgtcggccgagggcggcggcgacggcgacggcatcaccaccctcgacgccctccgccaccgcctcaCCGCCCACCAGCAGACGTTGCTCGCGCGCctgcggcggtggagggcCGTCATCCAGTACTACGCCCAGAGCCCGcgggtcgacgccggcaccaAGAAGGGCCTGCGCATCGTGCAGATCCactggctgctgctgcacaTCACGCTCACCTGCTGCCTCGACCCGACCGAGGTCGCCTACGACGCCTTCGGCGCCGAGTTCCGCGACCTCACCGTCCAGTGCGTCGACCTGTACCGCGACTGCGTGTCCCAGCCGCGCCCGACCTCCGTGCTGCTGGGCCAGGGCCTCATCCTGCCCCTCTGCACCGTCGTGCGCGCCTGCAGGGACCACGACGTCCGCATGACGGCGCTCCAGGCCCTCCGCGAGATCCCGTCGTCCATGGTGTCCTGGGACGTGGTGTCGGCCATGGACGGCATCCTGGGCGCcctgctgctcgaggagacgggcCGGCGCGCGGACGGGTTCGTGCCGCCCGAGTCGAGGTGGTTCTGGCTGGAGGACGTGCCCGTGGCACAAGAGACGGGAACGTGGActgggacggggacggggacgggaCCGGcacacagcagcagcaagctGAAGGTGTACCAGAGGCTGTCGCCGGGCCACGACGGCAAGGCCGTCCTCACGAAGCTGCGTACCACGTCCGACATGCGGTCCAGGATCTGTAAGACGGCGGGGTGTAATAAGGAGCACGTTCTGGATCCGGTCGTCGTAGAAGACTTGTGA
- a CDS encoding zinc-binding dehydrogenase, which produces MSFTSEAIVARGPFSEGKWAIEPVTLRELRSDEVLVEIVASGICHTDLHCGNTPEDKGVPGVYYPRVLGHEGSGYVVQVGSGVTKVKAGDAVFLSFSYCGSCHVCKTGPPSHCTNFFEINFMGEPVFEGGIGGRFFGQSSLARHTVVSDKSVVNAAGLGLTRDDLRLLAPLGCGLQTGSGTVVNVAKAGPDDCVAIAGMGGVGLAAVIAARNSGCRTIIGIDRVASRLELARALGATHVIDTTGLEMAQVTERIREAADGLGATVCIDTSAHPPLLEAQVLGTRYMGKIIQVGTGMPEAHLSLHMQSFMVSGKQYFGAVQGHVNTAEYVPQMVQWWREGKFPVEKLVKVFDSADFASAVEAMKRGDVVKPIIAWS; this is translated from the exons ATGTCGTTCACGTCGgaggccatcgtcgccagGGGCCCCTTCTCCGAGGGGAAATGGGCCATCGAGCCCGTGACACTTCGAGAGCTCCGGTCCGatgaggtcctcgtcgagatcgtCGCCTCGGGCATCTGCCACACGGACCTGCACTGCGGCAACACGCCCGAGGACAAGGGCGTCCCCGGCGTGTACTACCCGCGAGTTCTCGGGCATGAAG GCTCCGGCTACGTGGTCCAGGTCGGCAGCGGTGTGACaaaggtcaaggccggcgacgccgtgtTCCTGTCCTTCTCGTACTGCGGGTCGTGCCACGTGTGCAAGACGGGCCCGCCGTCGCACTGCACCAACTTCTTCGAGATCAACTTCATGGGCGAGCCCGTGttcgagggcggcatcggcgggcGCTTCTTCGGGCAGTCCAGCCTGGCGCGGCACACGGTGGTGAGCGACAAGTCGGTGGTCAACGCCGCGGGGCTCGGGCTCACGCGGGACGACctgcggctgctggcgccgctCGGGTGCGGCCTGCAGACGGGCAGCGGGACGGTGGTCAACGTGGCCAAGGCCGGGCCGGACGACTGCGTGGCCATCGCGGGCATGGGCGGCGTGGGACTGGCGGCGGTGATCGCGGCGCGGAACAGCGGGTGCCGgaccatcatcggcatcgaccgGGTCGCGTCGCGGCTCGAGCTGGCGAGGGCGCTGGGCGCGACGCACGTCATCGACACGACGGGGCTCGAGATGGCGCAGGTGACGGAGAGGATCCgggaggcggccgacgggCTCGGGGCGACGGTGTGCATCGACACGAGCGCGCACCCGCCGCTGCTGGAGGCGCAGGTGCTGGGCACGCGGTACATGGGCAAGATCATCCAGGTCGGGACGGGCATGCCCGAGGCTCACCTGTCGCTTCACATGCAGAGCTTCATGGTCAGCGGGAAGCAGTACTTCGGGGCGGTGCAGGGCCACGTCAACACGGCCGAGTACGTGCCCCAGATGGTGCAGTGGTGGAGGGAGGGCAAGTTTccggtcgagaagctcgtcaaggTGTTTGACTCGGCCGACTTTGCGTCGGCCGTGGAGGCCATGAAGCGCGGGGACGTGGTGAAGCCGATTATTGCATGGTCATga
- a CDS encoding Pfs domain-containing protein — translation MSGYHHHYNEDGFNPQFGAVRSHSQNKRTSDIVSNDNECTKGLPKRPRLAGAASGQPDCAVVKLSHEAYTVGWVCALPLEMAAAKAMLDDTHQPLAMNPNDSNVYTFGRVGPHNVVIACLPSGQYGTNSAAVVANNIRWSFPSIHIGLMVGIGGGVPGKVDVRLGDVVVSNPTGGSSGVIQYDFGKAVHDGRFEHTGTLNKPPQSVLTAVSELRAIHETRPNQIPAILADMEMRNPYMSEYLYRSTDEDRLFQAFYEHVAGDTCDDCDISKLVERKPRSATHVPKIHYGIIASGNQVMKHAQTRDRLANELGLICFEMEAAGLMDNFPCLVVRGICDYSDSHKAKRWQRYAAATAAAYAKELLYAITPHEDHSLTTQTVVAPGTHTVPSPQPPPPPPPPEHRKILLDSLKFDQIDKRQANIKNAHAKTCEWLTQHPDYTAWIDRQKYSQHHGFLWIKGKPGAGKSTLMKFAFSRAKKRKGKGASLISFFFNARGEGLEKSTLGMYRSLLHQLLGTMPELQTLLEDPGLTSWTQPGFSAWDLGQLKTLFRNAVRRLGQRQLTCFIDALDECDDNEVSDMVKCFEDLGQYAVQNNIRFYVCFSSRHYPYIDILYGQKLILESQVGHEKDLADYVRSELRAGSGPKSDEVITEILQKASGVFMWVVLVVDILNKEYGKGRLFAVKKRLKEIPSELSKLFQDILTRDQEDMGDLLLCIQLLLYSQRPLKREEYYFAVVSGLEPDTLGEWDLEDITHEFMDRLIVSSSKGLAETTRSDDRTVQFIHESVRDFLLKDNGLRDLWPDMGDNFEGRSHDRLKGCCHTYLTQINILAYLPEDKFLLGISRGDADLSRGKVTERFPFLEYATNQVLYHADAAAAHGISQSEFFEDFVVDDWIQMNNLFVRAKVRRHKPASTGLLYIAAAKGLTGLVVTSLRCNPDADIVGGRYKYPLLAAMSEGHEATANALLDVIADKPRQNEVGSSSGYAISPSLDCKDENGRTALYYAAQNKQIGIGQRLLELGASPEFHSKNAETSPLVQAAAKDNEAFLRLILDKRTKFRINPTTRAGSLSALTPSSEDQAEEKRLPELDEKKLPSSENESQAPMPATSKPCDEDISWALIAAAKTGNEGIARLLLDSGADVHAIDRHGSTPMEVACEWGKEAVAQLLLDAGADVHRKDRSGWTPIHHAAWYGNAATVQLLIENGADIESAAQDGKTPLHLAGRSGKLAVAEALLKARANLHAVDKEGATPLHEACEHHLETASFLIEAGADVQAVDHSGKTPLFHAALESEMACLDILLSHGAHINQTDNRGRTPLFEAIHRNSDAFKKFLDKKPDITITDYSSQTALFGLQNWNGHNANLLFKAGVDVSQKNNKGQTFLHGICSRNYSPVGKFCVFLPLVFEQGFDVNAQDYAGRTPLLDAVKAGNMDWVPFLSKHGADLNAADNQGWTPLSTAINLERSWCLKSVKSLLESGADARKAGPNGEGLLDMAVRLGKDDLLGPLKAAIEKKGISLNDIVQRVRAAM, via the exons ATGTCTGGCTATCACCATCACTACAACGAAGACGGGTTTAATCCGCAGTTCGGGGCTGTACGGAGCCATTCTCAGAACAAGCGGACCTCGGATATTGTCAGCAACGACAATGAATGCACGAAGGGTCTACCAAAACGACCGAGGCTGGCCGGCGCGGCTTCTGGTCAACCCGACTGCGCCGTGGTCAAGCTCTCACACGAGGCCTACACCGTGGGCTGGGTGTGCGCCCTCCCCCTCGAGATGGCCGCGGCAAAGGCCATGCTGGACGACACCCACCAGCCTCTTGCTATGAACCCTAACGATAGTAACGTATACACGTTCGGCCGCGTAGGCCCCCACAACGTTGTCATCGCGTGCTTGCCCTCAGGGCAGTATGGCACGAACAGCGCAGCGGTGGTGGCAAACAACATACGCTGGAGCTTTCCGTCGATACACATTGGGCTGATGGTCGGcatcggtggcggcgttCCTGGCAAGGTCGACGTACGCCTTGGCGACGTCGTGGTCAGCAACCCGACTGGGGGCTCCTCAGGTGTCATACAGTATGACTTTGGAAAAGCCGTCCATGACGGCCGGTTCGAGCATACTGGCACACTGAACAAACCCCCTCAGTCGGTCTTGACGGCGGTCTCCGAGCTGCGCGCCATTCACGAAACACGGCCGAACCAGATTCCAGCTATCTTGGCTGACATGGAGATGCGTAACCCCTACATGTCCGAATACTTGTACAGAAGTACGGATGAAGATCGGTTGTTTCAGGCCTTTTACGAACATGTTGCCGGAGACACCTGCGACGACTGTGACATATCCAAGTTAGTGGAACGCAAGCCACGGTCAGCGACACATGTGCCGAAGATCCATTACGGGATCATCGCATCTGGAAACCAAGTCATGAAGCATGCGCAGACACGAGACCGTCTTGCCAACGAGCTGGGTCTGATTTGTTTcgagatggaggcggcgggcttAATGGACAACTTCCCCTGTCTAGTCGTGCGCGGGATCTGCGACTACTCCGACAGCCACAAAGCGAAACGGTGGCAGAGATACGCGGccgcaacagcagcagcgtaTGCAAAGGAGCTTCTCTATGCCATCACACCCCACGAGGATCATAGCCTCACGACGCAGACTGTGGTGGCGCCTGGCACTCATACTG TTCCATCGCCgcagccaccaccaccaccaccaccaccagaaCACAGAAAGATACTGCTAGACTCGCTCAAGTTTGACCAAATCGACAAGCGACAAGCGAACATTAAAAACGCCCACGCAAAGACTTGCGAGTGGCTGACGCAGCATCCCGACTACACGGCTTGGATAGACCGCCAGAAGTACTCTCAGCACCACGGCTTTCTTTGGATCAAGGGAAAACCTGGCGCCGGAAAATCGACTCTGATGAAGTTTGCCTTCAGCCGGgcaaagaagagaaagggcAAAGGTGCATCTTTGatctctttcttcttcaacgcTAGAGGCGAAGGTCTCGAAAAATCGACATTAGGGATGTACCGATCCCTACTGCATCAGCTTCTGGGAACCATGCCCGAACTGCAGACATTGCTTGAGGACCCAGGCCTCACATCCTGGACGCAGCCCGGTTTCAGCGCCTGGGACCTCGGCCAACTAAAAACCCTTTTCAGGAACGCAGTCCGAAGACTAGGACAACGACAGTTGACCTGCTTCATTGATGCCCTTGACGAGTGTGATGACAATGAGGTCTCGGACATGGTCAAGTGCTTCGAGGACCTAGGACAGTACGCAGTCCAAAACAATATTCGCTTCTACGTGTGCTTTTCCAGCCGCCATTATCCGTACATCGACATCCTCTATGGTCAAAAGCTTATTCTGGAAAGTCAGGTCGGACACGAGAAAGACTTGGCCGATTACGTGCGCAGCGAACTCAGGGCCGGCTCAGGGCCAAAGAGCGATGAGGTGATTACTGAAATCCTGCAGAAAGCTTCAGGCGTCTTCATGTGGGTTGTTCTGGTCGTCGACATCCTTAATAAGGAGTACGGGAAGGGCCGCCTGTTTGCAGTGAAAAAGCGACTAAAGGAGATACCCTCCGAGTTGAGCAAGCTGTTCCAGGACATCCTCACAAGGGATCAGGAGGATATGGGGGATTTGCTCCTCTGCATTCAGTTGCTGCTCTACAGTCAAAGACCACTCAAGCGGGAGGAGTATTATTTTGCTGTAGTGTCTGGTTTGGAGCCTGATACCCTAGGGGAATGGGACCTCGAAGATATAACTCATGAGTTCATGGACCGCTTGATTGTCAGTTCATCAAAGGGGCTCGCTGAAACAACGAGGTCAGATGACAGGACAGTTCAGTTCATTCATGAGTCAGTACGGGACTTCCTTCTCAAGGACAACGGATTGCGGGATCTTTGGCCAGACATGGGCGACAACTTTGAAGGCCGCAGCCACGACAGGCTGAAAGGTTGTTGTCATACGTACTTGACTCAAATCAACATCCTGGCTTACTTACCGGAAGACAAATTCCTGCTGGGGATCTCCAGGGGAGATGCTGATCTTTCTAGGGGCAAGGTAACCGAGCGGTTCCCATTTCTCGAGTACGCAACGAATCAGGTCCTCTATCATGCCGATGCCGCGGCGGCACATGGGATTTCACAAAGCGAATTCTTCGAGGATTTCGTAGTGGATGACTGGATACAAATGAACAACTTGTTTGTGAGAGCCAAGGTTCGCAGACACAAGCCTGCGTCTACAGGTCTTTTgtacatcgccgccgccaagggaCTGACAGGGCTGGTGGTGACAAGTCTTCGATGCAATCCTGATGCAGATATCGTTGGGGGGCGCTACAAATATCCGCTCCTCGCAGCCATGAGCGAGGGACACGAGGCTACTGCGAACGCACTTTTGGACGTTATTGCTGACAAGCCACGGCAAAACGAAGTGGGTTCAAGTAGCGGCTACGCAATCAGTCCGAGTCTCGACTGCAAAGACGAAAACGGCCGGACGGCGCTTTATTATGCTGCACAAAACAAACAAATCGGCATAGGCCAGAGACTTCTTGAACTGGGCGCGAGTCCTGAATTTCATTCGAAAAATGCTGAGACCAGCCCGCTTGTTCAAGCTGCGGCGAAGGACAACGAGGCATTTCTGAGGCTGATTCTGGACAAGCGTACCAAATTCCGAATCAATCCTACTACGCGTGCTGGCAGTCTATCAGCTTTAACACCGTCGAGTGAAGATCAAGCCGAAGAGAAAAGGCTTCCAGAGCTTGATGAAAAAAAATTGCCCTCGTCTGAGAACGAGAGCCAGGCTCCGATGCCTGCGACAAGCAAGCCGTGCGATGAAGACATTTCCTGGGCCCTGATCGCTGCTGCCAAAACCGGGAACGAAGGGATTGCGAGACTTCTGCTGGATTCGGGCGCCGACGTACACGCAATCGACCGTCATGGTTCTACGCCTATGGAAGTAGCTTGCGAGTGGGGCAAAGAGGCCGTGGCACAATTACTTCTTGATGCAGGAGCGGACGTGCATCGAAAGGATCGGTCGGGTTGGACACCCATCCACCATGCTGCGTGGTACGGAAACGCAGCGACTGTACAACTGCTAATTGAGAACGGCGCTGATATTGAATCTGCCGCCCAAGACGGCAAGACCCCCCTTCATTTGGCCGGCCGCAGTGGGAAGCTGGCAGTTGCAGAGGCGCTACTCAAAGCACGCGCAAACCTCCACGCTGTCGACAAGGAAGGCGCTACGCCCCTTCATGAAGCCTGTGAACATCACCTAGAAACAGCCAGTTTCTTGATCGAAGCAGGCGCCGACGTTCAAGCGGTCGATCATTCCGGCAAGACTCCGCTTTTTCACGCTGCGCTGGAATCCGAGATGGCCTGCTTGGACATTTTGCTTTCCCATGGCGCCCACATCAACCAGACAGACAACCGTGGGCGGACACCTCTGTTCGAAGCCATCCACAGAAATAGTGACGCTTTCAAGAAGTTCCTGGACAAGAAACCAGATATCACAATCACCGATTACAGCAGCCAAACTGCCCTTTTTGGACTGCAAAACTGGAACGGCCACAACGCAAATTTGCTGTTCAAAGCAGGCGTGGATGTCTCGCAGAAAAACAACAAAGGCCAGACATTCCTTCATGGAATATGTTCAAGAAACTATTCCCCTGTTGGCAAATTTTGCGTTTTCCTTCCATTGGTGTTTGAACAGGGCTTCGACGTCAATGCTCAGGACTACGCTGGTCGAACACCGCTACTAGACGCAGTGAAAGCGGGCAACATGGACTGGGTACCCTTTCTTTCTAAACACGGTGCCGACCTCAATGCAGCAGACAACCAAGGTTGGACGCCGCTTTCTACAGCTATTAACCTTGAAAGATCTTGGTGTTTGAAATCTGTCAAATCCCTCCTAGAGAGCGGGGCCGATGCAAGGAAAGCTGGCCCAAACGGTGAAGGTCTGTTGGATATGGCTGTTCGGTTGGGCAAAGACGATTTGTTGGGACCTCTAAAGGCGGCTATAGAAAAAAAAGGCATATCACTCAATGATATAGTCCAAAGAGTGCGTGCTGCTATGTAA
- a CDS encoding LysM domain-containing protein — translation MIYSVSRGELFPSDSELAVICTDECVNSLENLKLSQRRYCSASDWILQDGQYYPPTFITDNLLFTYNYTCIRDPKSRAYCAPLMDEYNSKENPTSEELCSDCNLLSQQAQLNSPFGWDDEFEESYASLTKSCGVTSYPVTSPSPYTISISTTSAPVPSTPSTLDVTCVSMYTIQPEDTCESVVISQRVSTFWLMYANNLPAYCTGFPKAGTKLCIPPQCNTYKGLRGDSCDGIARFYGNKFTQEDLMKWNPNLSEKCKNVRKLADSRICVSPPGDTAVLTSAKPIPTSTSPLAYLGTSPKQNLDFYFTINKINHSDTCSHFHSDRITATCCRHPGGLYTLPQLHRESLHEKSVG, via the exons ATGATCTACTCCGTCTCCCGTGGCGAGTTGTTTCCCTCCGACTCTGAGCTTGCCGTCATTTGCACCGACGAATGTGTCAACAGCCTGGAGAATCTCAAGTTATCCCAGAGGAGATACTGCTCCGCCAGTGATTGGATTCTTCAAGACGGCCAATACTACCCCCCAACATTCATCACCGACAACTTGCTATTCACCTACAACTACACCTGCATCAGAGACCC GAAGTCTCGGGCGTACTGTGCCCCGTTGATGGACGAGTATAACAGCAAGGAGAACCCGACATCCGAAGAGCTTTGCTCGGACTGTAACCTCCTGAGCCAGCAAGCTCAGTTGAACTCTCCATTTGGCTGGGACGATGAGTTTGAAGAATCCTATGCGTCGTTGACGAAATC ATGTGGCGTCACGTCTTATCCGGTGACATCGCCGTCCCCGTACACCATCAGTATCAGTACCACATCCGCGCCCGTGCCATCGACCCCGTCCACACTCGACGTGACCTGCGTCTCTATGTATACGATCCAGCCTGAAGACACCTGCGAGTCTGTCGTTATCTCTCAGCGAGTATCTACCTTCTGGCTGATGTACGCAAACAACTTACCCGCCTACTGCACCGGGTTTCCCAAGGCCGGCACCAAGCTGTGTATCCCGCCGCAGTGTAACACCTACAAGGGGTTGCGAGGAGACTCTTGTGACGGCATCGCCCGTTTCTATGGCAACAAATTCACCCAGGAGGACCTCATGAAGTGGAATCCTAATCTCAGCGAGAAGTGCAAGAATGTGCGGAAGCTGGCAGACTCCAGGATATGCGTCAG CCCTCCCGGAGATACTGCTGTGCTCACTTCAGCTAAACCAATCCCAACATCAACCTCGCC ACTGGCCTACTTGGGTACCTCACCGAAGCAGAACCTCGACTTCTACTTCACTATCAACAAGATCAACCACAGTGACACCTGCTCCCACTTTCACTCCGATCGGATCACTGCCACTTGCTGCAGGCACCCTGGAGGACTGTATACGTTACCGCAGCTACATAGAGAGTCGCTCCACGAGAAGAGCGTCGGATAG